The following are encoded in a window of Amycolatopsis lexingtonensis genomic DNA:
- a CDS encoding alpha/beta hydrolase, with product MKRWALLALSAVLLVAAGGVTPAVAAPAVADDGAKVVGETWVDARTVDLKISSPALGTTGMVRLIVPAGWAAQPSRTWPVLFLLHGCCEPVDYKSWDQFTDVKAFTANKDALVVMPTDGPAGMYTKWWNFGLGSTPDWDTFHTAEVRQIVERGYRGGTQRAVAGLSIGGYGALAYAFKHPGMFGAAASYSGVPNTLFPGIPVWIIGILARAGIYNYLQLWGDSFGMRPLWSAANPYDHVDQLRGTALYISCGNGQTGPLDPPGQSDVLEPSALLSSQSFTDLLRAKGIPATVDYYGPGTHSWPYWQRALHNSWPVLAGALGLPA from the coding sequence ATGAAGCGATGGGCTTTGCTGGCGTTGTCCGCCGTGCTCTTGGTGGCCGCCGGGGGCGTGACCCCGGCCGTGGCCGCCCCGGCGGTGGCCGACGACGGGGCGAAGGTCGTCGGGGAGACCTGGGTGGACGCCCGGACCGTCGACCTCAAGATCAGCTCGCCCGCGCTCGGCACCACCGGGATGGTCCGGCTGATCGTGCCGGCCGGGTGGGCCGCGCAGCCGAGCCGGACCTGGCCGGTGCTGTTCCTGCTGCACGGCTGCTGCGAACCCGTCGACTACAAGTCGTGGGACCAGTTCACCGACGTCAAGGCGTTCACCGCGAACAAGGACGCCCTCGTCGTGATGCCGACCGACGGGCCGGCCGGGATGTACACCAAGTGGTGGAACTTCGGCTTGGGCAGCACTCCCGACTGGGACACCTTCCACACCGCCGAAGTGCGCCAGATCGTCGAACGCGGCTACCGCGGCGGCACTCAGCGCGCGGTCGCCGGGCTGTCGATCGGCGGGTACGGCGCGCTCGCGTACGCGTTCAAGCACCCGGGGATGTTCGGCGCGGCCGCCTCCTACAGCGGCGTGCCGAACACCCTCTTTCCCGGCATCCCGGTCTGGATCATCGGCATCCTCGCCCGCGCCGGCATCTACAACTACCTCCAGCTGTGGGGCGATTCCTTCGGGATGCGGCCGCTCTGGTCGGCCGCCAACCCGTACGACCACGTCGACCAGCTGCGCGGCACGGCGCTCTACATCTCGTGCGGCAACGGCCAGACCGGGCCGCTCGACCCGCCCGGCCAGTCCGACGTCCTGGAGCCCTCGGCACTGCTGTCTTCGCAGAGCTTCACGGATCTGCTGCGGGCCAAGGGGATTCCCGCGACCGTCGACTACTACGGGCCGGGCACGCACAGCTGGCCGTACTGGCAGCGGGCCCTGCACAACTCCTGGCCGGTCCTGGCCGGCGCCCTCGGCCTGCCCGCCTGA
- a CDS encoding acyl-CoA carboxylase subunit beta: MDELMPGTAFRIADLAARQDEAVRIAEKRAVDRQHAKGKLTARERIGLLLDPGSFVELDQFARHRCAEFGMDANRPWGDGVVTGHGTVDGRQICVFSQDFSVFGGSMGEVSGEKVLKVMDLAMSLGCPVVGINDSGGARIQEGVVSLAYYAELGRRNAHASGVIPQISMIMGPCAGGAVYAPAITDFTVMVDGTSHMFVTGPDVVHAVTGERVTAQELGGAAVQSEVAGNAHHRAVSEEDAVEWVQTLLGYLPQNNLDLAPEYADDTSPVVTPADLALDRLVPDSPHRTYDMAELIAALVDDGDYTEVHSAFAPNMICAFGRVQGRSVGVVANQPRHQAGVLDIDASEKAARFVRFCDAFGIPLLTLADVPGYLPGTGQERGGIIRRGAKLIYAYSEATVPKVTVVVRKAYGGGYAVMGSKHLGADAVLAWPTAEIAVMGAEGAVQVLHRRELAALPPQQREATRRRLTEEYRERHGGPYLAAERGYVDQVVTPSQTRLHVARALRTLRTKRQTLPAKKHGNIPL, translated from the coding sequence ATGGACGAACTCATGCCGGGCACGGCGTTCCGGATCGCCGACCTCGCCGCGCGGCAGGACGAAGCCGTTCGGATCGCCGAGAAGCGGGCCGTCGACCGGCAGCACGCCAAGGGCAAGCTGACCGCGCGCGAACGAATCGGCCTGCTGCTGGACCCCGGATCCTTTGTGGAGCTGGACCAGTTCGCGCGGCACCGGTGCGCCGAGTTCGGGATGGACGCCAACCGGCCGTGGGGCGACGGCGTGGTGACCGGGCACGGCACCGTCGACGGGCGGCAGATCTGCGTGTTCTCCCAGGACTTCAGCGTCTTCGGCGGGAGCATGGGCGAAGTCTCGGGCGAGAAGGTCCTCAAGGTGATGGACCTCGCGATGTCGCTGGGCTGCCCGGTCGTCGGGATCAACGACTCCGGCGGCGCCCGGATCCAGGAAGGCGTCGTCTCGCTGGCGTACTACGCCGAGCTGGGCCGCCGCAACGCGCACGCCTCCGGCGTCATCCCGCAGATTTCGATGATCATGGGCCCGTGCGCGGGCGGCGCCGTCTACGCGCCCGCGATCACCGACTTCACCGTGATGGTCGACGGGACCTCGCACATGTTCGTCACCGGCCCGGACGTCGTGCACGCGGTCACCGGCGAGCGGGTGACCGCGCAGGAGCTCGGCGGCGCGGCCGTCCAGTCCGAAGTGGCCGGCAACGCCCACCACCGCGCGGTGTCCGAAGAGGACGCCGTCGAGTGGGTGCAGACCCTGCTCGGCTACCTGCCGCAGAACAACCTCGACCTCGCCCCGGAGTACGCCGACGACACCAGTCCCGTCGTCACGCCGGCCGACCTCGCGCTCGACCGGCTGGTGCCCGACTCGCCACACCGGACCTACGACATGGCCGAGCTGATCGCCGCGCTGGTCGACGACGGCGACTACACCGAGGTGCACAGTGCCTTCGCACCCAACATGATCTGCGCGTTCGGCCGGGTCCAGGGCCGGTCGGTCGGCGTCGTCGCCAACCAGCCGCGCCACCAGGCCGGCGTGCTCGACATCGACGCGTCCGAGAAGGCGGCCCGGTTCGTGCGCTTCTGCGACGCCTTCGGGATCCCGCTGCTCACCCTCGCCGACGTCCCCGGCTACCTGCCGGGCACCGGGCAGGAACGCGGCGGGATCATCCGCCGCGGCGCGAAGCTGATCTACGCCTACTCGGAGGCGACGGTGCCGAAGGTGACCGTGGTGGTGCGCAAGGCTTACGGCGGCGGCTACGCGGTGATGGGCTCGAAGCACCTCGGCGCTGACGCCGTGCTGGCGTGGCCCACCGCCGAAATCGCGGTGATGGGGGCCGAAGGCGCGGTGCAGGTGCTGCACCGGCGCGAGCTGGCCGCGTTGCCGCCGCAGCAACGGGAAGCCACCCGCCGCCGGCTCACCGAGGAGTACCGCGAGCGCCACGGCGGCCCGTACCTCGCCGCCGAACGCGGGTACGTCGACCAGGTCGTCACGCCGTCGCAGACCCGCCTGCACGTGGCGCGGGCGCTGCGGACCCTGCGGACCAAACGGCAGACCCTGCCGGCGAAGAAGCACGGCAACATCCCCCTGTGA
- a CDS encoding type I polyketide synthase, which translates to MNAAGIRAWLLERLGDVDADRPLHELGLSSRDATALAADLGRFVGRPLAPTLVWQYPTIAALATHLSTVESARIPEPVGETGEPIAIIGLGCRLPGGIESPEAFWRFLDAGGDAIGDVPAGRWETFAPAEDLAGVPAQGGFLDDVAGFDAAFFGITPREAEAMDPQQRILLEVAWAALEHAGIPPHRLRGSRTGVFVGLSATEYGSLTMTDVAGVDVWSGTGAAASIAANRLSYLLDLRGPSLTLDTACSSSLVAVHQAVQSLRRGESEIALAAGVNVLLSPGITAGFHRAGVLAADGRCKPFDAAADGIVRGEGCGVVVLKPLRAARRDGDRVLALVRGSAVNSDGRSNGLTAPNPEAQAALLRDAYAGIDPSSVDYVEAHGTGTPLGDPLEAGALSAVLGRDADRPLLLGSVKSNLGHLEGAAGIAGVLKVVLAMTHRRLPPSLHFRAPNPYIDFDGLRVVTEGTPWPRYSGTARAGVSAFGFGGTNAHVVLEEWPAAAFPPRVAAAGPQVFALSGRSDAVLRARAGELADWLDGSNVPLGAVAATLAHRREHLPVRGAVVGERREEVVEALRELAAGRGVAGQAEPEPSVVFVFSGYGSQWPGMGRLLVESEPDFRAEIDALDPVFRAVAGFSLREALDRDLPDLAATQLTLFGVQLALAALWRAHGVTPAAVLGHSMGEVAAAVVAGALDVADGLRVMATRARLLAELDESGAGAMAVVELSPAELAEFPEVAIAVYASATQCTVSGPADQVEALVEHAERLGRLARRLPVGGAGHSAAVDAVLGRLCEDLAGLTPGEAGIPCYSSVLDDPRERPAFDVEYWAANLRRPVRFSQALAAAAADGHTAFVEIAPHPVALAAIEQAGVLGLPSGSRRIDERTAFLTSLARLHVLGVPGVLDARPPAAPVELPGPVWRHERFWLRRPVRAGGGHPLLGVHIEHPDGGHLWRADVGTAVLPWLADHTVRGLPVFPATGFLELALATGGHVRDLELREVLPLAEHTEVTTSLSGGELSVHAKSAAGEWVRHATARIGTGGTPSPPLGEVDGEPVDVYRALAELGQSYGPAFRGLRRVVAADGRASASIALPGADHPAYVLHPALADACLHALAAAVGAADVLYLPLSVGEVVVAGEPREGVRVDAMVAPSGDGLLGSVQLVDAEDVVLVEFRDVYCRPLRDAALGRLLLEATWQPAELPVAPERPHHWIELDTDRLGDRAVLAKLVRDGETTAVVARLGSAGDPDPASAARLVETLTGVVAELAELPAPPRLWLATAGAQAVRPGEAGEPGLAAVRGLVRVLAFEHPELRASLVDLDDFARLGDEVRADAPDDEIAWRDGVRYTRWLTRPELGEAVREPVRDGAYIITGGLGGLGLVTAKWLAERGATRVVLSSRRPMDVGELGTEVRVVPGDIAEPGTAEKLVAAAVEGGVPLRGVLHAAGVLADGAAITLDAGALEAVWRPKALGAWRLHQATAGHDLDWWLVYSSAAALFGSPGQAAYATANAWADALVAWRRAQGLPAATINWGAWGEVGAAAGSANPVLTPLGTDEALAALDAVLACDRQETGVARIDAGTVLELFPRLAERPFFSLFSPPKQSTWDGMKTLRAGTPERARAAIADHLAGLIADLLGFAEVDRDVPLTRLGLDSLSAMRARGAVERDFGLPLPIPLLLRGASLGELAGHLAEQAGFGTAAPVERVVAGPRDPAERWVARHWRTVVGGAEPGVHDDFFAAGGDPERLRALFAAELDVVPDRLFDTPTVAAMADLLRPELEGHGGGPVRVLRDGVADPVFLFHPAGGRASVYRELVRLLPEGQPVYGFERIDDEDTVEGKAACYAELVREIQPDGPYRLGGWSFGGCLAYETARRLGGAELVFLIDTILPLPAPETPVEELLLDRFDRFADHVSRTYGVPFSVPREELTRLDEDAQIRWVMAKLAEHVPDLGAGVLRHQYESYVDARVAERYTPARYDGRVVLLRAQDPHPLTTALDPRYLRTDDTLGWDAYCPALDVVRVPGDHVSMIDPPHVTELAAALAARLGTGVR; encoded by the coding sequence GTGAACGCGGCCGGGATCCGCGCCTGGCTGCTGGAGCGGCTCGGCGACGTCGACGCCGACCGTCCCCTCCACGAGCTGGGACTGTCCTCACGGGACGCGACGGCGCTCGCGGCCGACCTGGGCCGGTTCGTCGGCCGCCCGCTGGCGCCGACGCTCGTCTGGCAGTACCCGACGATCGCCGCGCTCGCCACCCACCTGTCCACAGTGGAATCAGCACGGATCCCGGAGCCGGTGGGGGAGACCGGGGAACCGATCGCGATCATCGGCCTCGGCTGCCGCCTGCCAGGCGGGATCGAGTCCCCGGAGGCGTTCTGGCGCTTCCTCGATGCCGGTGGTGACGCGATCGGCGACGTCCCGGCGGGCCGCTGGGAAACGTTCGCGCCCGCCGAAGACCTTGCCGGCGTGCCGGCGCAGGGCGGCTTCCTCGACGACGTCGCCGGGTTCGACGCCGCGTTCTTCGGCATCACCCCGCGCGAAGCCGAGGCGATGGACCCGCAGCAGCGGATCCTCCTGGAAGTCGCGTGGGCGGCGCTGGAGCACGCCGGAATCCCGCCGCACCGCCTGCGCGGCAGCCGGACCGGCGTGTTCGTCGGGCTGTCGGCCACCGAGTACGGCTCGCTGACGATGACCGACGTCGCGGGCGTCGACGTCTGGTCCGGGACCGGGGCGGCGGCCAGCATCGCCGCGAACCGGCTGTCGTACCTGCTCGACCTGCGCGGGCCGAGCCTCACGCTGGACACCGCGTGCTCGTCGTCGCTGGTCGCGGTGCACCAGGCGGTGCAGAGCCTGCGCCGCGGCGAGAGCGAAATCGCGCTGGCAGCCGGGGTGAACGTGCTGCTGTCGCCGGGGATCACAGCGGGGTTCCACCGGGCGGGGGTGCTCGCCGCCGACGGCCGGTGCAAGCCGTTCGACGCCGCCGCGGACGGCATTGTGCGCGGCGAGGGCTGCGGCGTGGTCGTGCTGAAGCCGTTGCGCGCGGCCCGGCGGGACGGCGACCGCGTACTGGCGCTGGTGCGGGGCAGCGCGGTGAATTCGGACGGCCGCTCCAACGGGCTGACGGCGCCGAACCCGGAAGCGCAGGCCGCGCTGTTGCGGGACGCCTACGCGGGGATCGATCCGTCCTCAGTGGACTACGTCGAGGCGCACGGAACCGGCACGCCGCTGGGAGATCCGCTGGAGGCCGGGGCGCTTTCGGCGGTCCTCGGGCGTGACGCGGACCGGCCGTTGCTGCTCGGCTCGGTCAAGAGCAACCTCGGGCACCTCGAAGGGGCGGCCGGGATCGCCGGAGTGCTCAAGGTGGTGCTGGCGATGACGCACCGGCGGCTGCCCCCGAGCCTGCATTTCCGTGCGCCGAACCCGTACATCGACTTCGACGGGCTGCGCGTGGTCACGGAGGGGACCCCGTGGCCGCGGTACTCCGGGACGGCGCGGGCCGGGGTGTCGGCGTTCGGGTTCGGGGGCACCAATGCCCACGTCGTGCTCGAAGAGTGGCCCGCCGCGGCGTTTCCGCCCCGGGTGGCTGCGGCAGGGCCGCAGGTGTTCGCGCTCTCGGGACGGTCGGACGCGGTGTTGCGGGCGCGGGCCGGGGAGCTGGCGGATTGGCTCGACGGGAGTAACGTGCCGCTGGGTGCGGTCGCGGCGACCCTGGCGCATCGGCGGGAGCACCTCCCGGTGCGGGGCGCGGTCGTGGGCGAGCGCCGGGAAGAAGTCGTCGAGGCGCTGCGCGAGCTGGCGGCCGGACGGGGTGTCGCGGGCCAGGCCGAACCCGAGCCCAGCGTCGTCTTCGTCTTCTCGGGCTACGGGTCGCAGTGGCCGGGCATGGGCCGGCTCCTGGTGGAATCGGAGCCCGACTTCCGGGCCGAAATCGACGCGCTCGATCCCGTTTTCCGCGCCGTAGCGGGGTTTTCCCTGCGGGAAGCGCTCGACCGGGACCTGCCGGATCTCGCCGCGACCCAGCTCACCCTGTTCGGCGTGCAGCTCGCCCTCGCCGCGCTGTGGCGGGCGCACGGCGTCACCCCCGCGGCCGTCCTCGGGCACTCGATGGGTGAGGTCGCCGCGGCCGTCGTCGCCGGGGCGCTGGACGTGGCCGACGGCCTGCGGGTGATGGCCACCCGGGCGCGGCTGCTCGCCGAACTCGACGAGTCGGGAGCGGGGGCGATGGCCGTCGTCGAGCTCTCGCCCGCCGAACTCGCGGAGTTTCCGGAGGTCGCCATCGCGGTGTACGCGTCGGCCACCCAGTGCACCGTCAGCGGGCCCGCCGACCAGGTCGAAGCGCTGGTGGAGCACGCCGAACGCCTCGGACGACTCGCACGGAGACTGCCCGTCGGCGGGGCCGGGCACTCCGCCGCCGTCGACGCCGTGCTCGGTCGCCTCTGTGAAGACCTGGCCGGGCTCACCCCGGGCGAGGCCGGAATTCCGTGCTACAGCAGCGTTCTCGACGACCCGCGGGAGCGGCCCGCGTTCGACGTCGAGTACTGGGCCGCGAACCTGCGCCGTCCGGTGCGGTTCAGCCAGGCCCTCGCCGCGGCGGCCGCGGACGGGCACACCGCCTTCGTCGAGATCGCGCCGCACCCGGTCGCGCTCGCCGCGATCGAGCAGGCCGGCGTGCTCGGCCTGCCGTCGGGGAGCCGGCGGATCGACGAGCGGACGGCGTTCTTGACCAGCCTCGCCCGGCTGCACGTCCTGGGCGTGCCCGGCGTGCTCGACGCCCGGCCGCCGGCGGCGCCCGTCGAGCTGCCCGGGCCCGTCTGGCGGCACGAGCGGTTCTGGCTGCGGCGGCCCGTCCGCGCCGGCGGCGGGCACCCGCTGCTGGGTGTCCACATCGAACACCCGGACGGCGGCCACCTCTGGCGCGCCGACGTCGGCACCGCGGTGCTGCCGTGGCTGGCCGACCACACCGTGCGGGGCCTGCCGGTGTTCCCGGCCACCGGGTTCCTCGAGCTGGCCTTGGCCACCGGCGGGCACGTGCGCGACCTCGAACTGCGGGAAGTGCTCCCGCTGGCCGAGCACACCGAGGTGACGACCAGCCTGTCCGGCGGCGAGCTGAGCGTGCACGCCAAGTCCGCGGCCGGCGAGTGGGTCCGCCACGCCACGGCCCGCATCGGGACCGGCGGGACGCCGTCGCCGCCGCTCGGCGAGGTCGACGGGGAGCCCGTCGACGTCTACCGCGCGCTGGCGGAGCTGGGCCAGTCCTACGGGCCGGCGTTCCGCGGCCTGCGCCGGGTCGTGGCCGCGGACGGCCGCGCGTCGGCGTCGATCGCGCTGCCCGGAGCCGACCACCCGGCGTACGTGCTGCACCCCGCCCTCGCCGACGCCTGCCTGCACGCGCTGGCCGCGGCCGTTGGCGCGGCGGACGTCCTCTACCTGCCGCTTTCCGTGGGCGAGGTGGTCGTCGCGGGCGAGCCGCGCGAGGGCGTGCGGGTGGACGCGATGGTCGCCCCGTCCGGCGACGGACTGCTCGGGAGCGTCCAGCTGGTCGATGCCGAGGACGTCGTCCTGGTCGAATTCCGGGACGTCTACTGCCGCCCGTTGCGCGACGCGGCGCTGGGACGGCTCCTCCTCGAAGCGACCTGGCAGCCGGCGGAGCTTCCCGTGGCGCCGGAGCGCCCGCACCACTGGATCGAGCTGGACACGGACCGCCTCGGCGATCGCGCGGTGCTCGCGAAGCTGGTGCGGGACGGGGAAACGACCGCGGTCGTCGCGCGCCTCGGTTCGGCGGGCGACCCGGATCCGGCGTCCGCCGCGCGGCTGGTCGAGACGCTGACCGGGGTCGTCGCCGAACTGGCCGAGCTGCCGGCGCCGCCGCGGTTGTGGCTGGCCACGGCGGGGGCGCAGGCCGTCCGGCCAGGGGAGGCGGGTGAGCCGGGGCTGGCCGCGGTGCGTGGGCTGGTGCGGGTGCTCGCGTTCGAGCACCCGGAACTGCGGGCGTCCTTGGTGGACTTGGACGACTTCGCGCGACTGGGTGATGAGGTCCGCGCGGATGCTCCGGACGACGAGATCGCGTGGCGCGACGGCGTCCGGTACACCCGGTGGCTGACTCGTCCGGAACTCGGGGAGGCGGTCCGCGAACCGGTCCGGGACGGCGCCTACATCATCACGGGCGGCTTGGGCGGCCTCGGCTTGGTGACGGCGAAGTGGCTGGCCGAGCGCGGGGCGACGCGGGTGGTGCTCAGCAGCCGCCGCCCGATGGACGTCGGGGAGCTGGGTACCGAAGTCCGCGTGGTGCCCGGTGACATCGCCGAACCGGGGACCGCCGAAAAGCTGGTCGCGGCCGCCGTCGAAGGGGGCGTGCCGCTGCGTGGGGTGCTGCACGCCGCCGGTGTGCTCGCCGACGGGGCCGCGATCACCCTCGATGCCGGGGCGCTCGAGGCCGTCTGGCGGCCCAAGGCGCTGGGCGCTTGGCGGCTGCACCAGGCGACCGCCGGGCACGACCTGGACTGGTGGCTCGTCTACTCCTCCGCCGCCGCGCTCTTCGGGTCGCCGGGCCAGGCCGCCTACGCCACCGCCAACGCCTGGGCCGACGCCCTCGTCGCTTGGCGTCGGGCTCAAGGGCTCCCCGCCGCGACCATCAACTGGGGCGCGTGGGGCGAGGTCGGCGCCGCGGCCGGGTCGGCGAACCCGGTGCTGACGCCGCTCGGTACCGACGAAGCCCTGGCCGCGCTCGACGCCGTTCTGGCGTGCGACCGCCAGGAAACCGGAGTCGCCCGCATCGACGCCGGTACCGTCCTGGAACTGTTCCCGCGGCTCGCCGAACGCCCGTTCTTCAGCCTGTTCAGCCCGCCGAAACAGTCCACTTGGGACGGCATGAAAACCCTGCGGGCCGGGACGCCCGAGCGGGCCAGGGCCGCGATCGCCGACCACCTCGCCGGGCTCATCGCAGACCTGCTGGGCTTCGCCGAGGTCGATCGGGACGTGCCGCTCACCCGGCTCGGGCTCGATTCGCTGTCGGCCATGCGGGCCCGCGGTGCCGTGGAACGCGATTTCGGGCTGCCGCTGCCGATTCCGCTGCTCCTGCGCGGCGCCAGCCTCGGTGAACTCGCCGGGCACCTCGCCGAGCAGGCCGGGTTCGGGACCGCCGCGCCCGTCGAGCGGGTCGTCGCCGGGCCGCGGGATCCGGCCGAACGGTGGGTGGCGCGCCATTGGCGGACCGTCGTGGGCGGGGCCGAACCCGGCGTGCACGACGACTTCTTCGCCGCGGGCGGCGATCCGGAACGGCTGCGGGCGCTGTTCGCCGCCGAACTCGACGTGGTGCCCGACCGGCTGTTCGACACCCCGACCGTCGCCGCGATGGCCGATCTGCTGCGGCCCGAGCTGGAAGGGCACGGGGGCGGGCCGGTGCGGGTGCTGCGGGACGGCGTCGCCGATCCGGTGTTCCTGTTCCACCCGGCGGGCGGCCGGGCGAGCGTCTACCGCGAGCTGGTGCGGCTGCTGCCGGAAGGGCAGCCGGTGTACGGGTTCGAGCGGATCGACGACGAGGACACCGTCGAGGGCAAGGCCGCCTGCTACGCCGAGCTGGTCCGCGAGATCCAGCCGGACGGCCCCTACCGGCTCGGCGGCTGGTCGTTCGGCGGCTGCCTGGCCTACGAGACCGCGCGGCGGCTCGGCGGCGCCGAACTGGTGTTCCTGATCGACACCATCCTGCCGCTGCCCGCACCCGAAACCCCGGTGGAAGAGCTGCTGCTGGACCGCTTCGACCGGTTCGCCGACCACGTTTCGCGGACGTACGGGGTGCCGTTCTCGGTGCCGCGCGAGGAACTCACGCGCCTCGACGAGGACGCGCAGATCCGGTGGGTGATGGCGAAACTCGCCGAGCACGTGCCGGACCTCGGCGCCGGGGTGCTGCGGCACCAGTACGAGTCCTATGTGGACGCCCGGGTCGCCGAGCGGTACACCCCCGCGCGCTACGACGGGCGGGTGGTGCTGCTGCGGGCGCAGGACCCGCACCCGCTGACCACCGCGCTGGACCCGCGGTACCTGCGCACCGACGACACCCTCGGCTGGGACGCGTACTGCCCCGCGCTCGACGTCGTGCGGGTGCCCGGTGACCACGTGTCGATGATCGACCCGCCGCACGTGACGGAGCTGGCGGCCGCGCTCGCCGCGCGGCTCGGGACAGGGGTGCGGTGA
- a CDS encoding cutinase family protein — protein MKTRLFSAAAALGLAVTGLGVAAAPAASAAAPCTDIDVPVARGTGEPGTLGFIVGDPVYQAVQNTLRPRSLSSYRVDYPADLGEPASVQKGNTDLVDHVKAQAAACPQQRFVLIGYSQGANVVDNSIGISSDGAVVGGPIVATIPADLAPRIAAILLFGNPIRALGRQVTGTYQSRTKDYCAGGDPICQAGGFNFLAHLSYGNNAADAAAFAATKV, from the coding sequence ATGAAAACACGCCTGTTTTCCGCCGCCGCCGCGCTCGGCCTCGCCGTCACCGGTCTCGGCGTCGCCGCTGCACCCGCGGCCTCGGCCGCCGCGCCGTGCACCGACATCGACGTCCCGGTCGCCCGCGGCACCGGCGAACCCGGCACGCTGGGCTTCATCGTCGGCGACCCCGTCTACCAAGCGGTCCAGAACACGCTGCGCCCGCGTTCGCTCAGCAGCTACCGGGTCGACTACCCGGCCGACCTCGGCGAGCCCGCGTCGGTCCAGAAGGGAAACACCGATCTGGTCGACCACGTCAAAGCGCAGGCCGCGGCCTGCCCGCAGCAGCGGTTCGTGCTGATCGGCTACTCCCAGGGCGCCAACGTCGTCGACAACTCGATCGGCATCAGCAGCGACGGCGCCGTCGTCGGCGGCCCGATCGTCGCGACCATCCCCGCCGACCTCGCGCCCCGGATCGCGGCGATCCTGCTGTTCGGCAACCCGATCCGCGCGCTCGGCCGCCAGGTCACCGGCACGTATCAGAGCCGCACCAAGGACTACTGCGCCGGCGGCGATCCGATCTGCCAGGCGGGCGGCTTCAACTTCCTGGCCCACCTGAGCTACGGCAACAACGCCGCCGACGCAGCAGCCTTCGCCGCTACGAAGGTCTGA
- a CDS encoding lipase family protein, protein MVSALVSCCLVALGVVAASPPAGAAPILPGPFDDSFYTPPSPLPAGKPGDVLRWRPTVPLLNAANADAWQVMYLSTNAQGRPDAVTGTILVPKGKDPATAPIVGYAVGTQGPAFKCTASKAMERGTLYDQPAINDSLSSGYAVAVTDYEGYSPATVPTYITGQSMGPAVIDSVRAAQNLPSAGLAKGAKVIFQGYSQGGGGAMWAGEKQPSYAPELNLVGVVAGGIPADLTEVAKGLDGYIGFGFLAFAAVGLDAAYPDLKLDSFLNDTGRQQLSDAKKNACVAELLLNYSFKKISDYTTSNPLATPQWQARLAQNKLGANPPRVPVFQYHASTDEIVNTPQAETLHRTYCAAGVREQWKTYISDHATGIFAGNADAHQWIVNRFTGAAAPSNC, encoded by the coding sequence CTGGTGTCGGCGCTGGTGAGCTGCTGCCTGGTGGCACTGGGGGTGGTGGCCGCGAGCCCGCCCGCCGGCGCGGCGCCGATCCTGCCCGGGCCGTTCGACGACTCGTTCTACACCCCGCCGTCGCCGCTGCCGGCCGGGAAACCCGGGGACGTGCTCCGCTGGCGCCCCACCGTCCCGCTGCTCAACGCGGCCAACGCCGACGCCTGGCAGGTGATGTACCTCTCGACCAACGCACAGGGCCGGCCGGACGCGGTGACCGGGACGATCCTGGTGCCCAAGGGGAAGGACCCGGCCACGGCGCCGATCGTCGGCTACGCGGTGGGCACGCAGGGCCCGGCGTTCAAGTGCACGGCGTCCAAGGCGATGGAGCGGGGGACGCTGTACGACCAGCCCGCCATCAACGACTCGCTCTCGAGCGGGTACGCGGTCGCGGTGACCGACTACGAGGGCTACTCCCCGGCGACCGTGCCCACCTACATCACCGGGCAGTCGATGGGGCCGGCCGTGATCGATTCGGTGCGGGCGGCGCAGAACCTCCCGTCCGCCGGGCTGGCCAAGGGCGCCAAGGTGATCTTCCAGGGCTACTCGCAGGGTGGCGGCGGAGCGATGTGGGCGGGGGAGAAGCAGCCCTCGTACGCGCCGGAGCTGAACCTCGTCGGTGTCGTCGCGGGCGGGATCCCGGCCGACCTCACCGAGGTCGCCAAGGGGCTCGACGGGTACATCGGGTTCGGGTTCCTCGCGTTCGCCGCGGTCGGGCTGGACGCGGCCTATCCGGACCTGAAACTGGATTCGTTCCTCAACGACACGGGCCGGCAGCAGTTGTCGGACGCCAAGAAGAACGCCTGCGTCGCGGAACTGCTGCTGAACTATTCGTTCAAGAAGATCAGTGACTACACGACGTCGAACCCGCTGGCCACTCCGCAGTGGCAGGCGCGGCTGGCGCAGAACAAGCTGGGTGCGAACCCGCCGCGGGTGCCGGTGTTCCAGTACCACGCGAGCACCGACGAGATCGTCAACACCCCGCAGGCGGAGACGCTGCACCGGACGTACTGCGCGGCGGGCGTCCGGGAGCAGTGGAAGACCTACATCTCCGACCACGCCACCGGGATCTTCGCCGGCAACGCCGACGCCCACCAGTGGATCGTCAACCGCTTCACGGGGGCGGCGGCGCCGTCGAACTGCTGA